The Desulfomonilaceae bacterium genome window below encodes:
- a CDS encoding (Fe-S)-binding protein, translating into MNIIQPAETPIMGAPAPAIAFLILFVAISFFCYVMFRRIDLLRKAAPDPRFTDIPKRLWRAVLYGFGQWRQPRYLGAGILHILLFAGFMILSLRSLTLIGRGFSSTFHLPLLTGHIGFAYESLKDYTVLLVLVVCVIGMIRRAVFHPARYDHPGVKGHESEAYLILGLVSALMITDMIHDGAALKAAGKFGESHWFPASYLASVFIPAGHQSVLNGLYVGSYWAHILFFFGLLNYLPISKHFHVLTAIPNVFFSNLNHGKIKPVRYGVADWMELDHCGAGNLTEFTWKHILDFYSCADCGRCSDNCPATTVGRALSPKMISVKARDYAYERFPIFDKASRTVGDQKSLVGDIITEQEIWACTTCGACEAECPIFIEYIDKIVDMRRHLVDRGEIPPTLQKPLQQIKKKGNAYGAMKSKRAAWTKDMGDLQIKILSEGEYTDLLFFVDSCGSFDPRIQEITKSFAGIMSRNNLDYAILGQDETDAGNEVRRLGEEGLFEQVSSRNIEAFKARNFKEIVAFDPHAYNTIRNDYPERFPVIHSSQLIARLLENRSMSLKGDYVAGRIVTYHDPCYLGRHNQIYEEPRTVLKAIPGIQYSEMERSFSRSFCCSGGGLLLWYENEEEKERMGERRVKMAMEIGAQVIVTACPFCLINLEDAIKTTGNEGKIEVIDLVELVDRSMV; encoded by the coding sequence ATGAACATCATCCAACCGGCGGAAACGCCAATTATGGGAGCGCCGGCTCCTGCAATCGCTTTTCTCATTCTATTTGTCGCAATTTCCTTTTTCTGCTACGTGATGTTCCGGCGCATTGACTTGCTCCGTAAGGCAGCCCCTGACCCCAGATTCACAGATATCCCTAAACGCCTCTGGCGGGCCGTTTTGTATGGGTTTGGGCAGTGGAGGCAGCCTCGTTATCTAGGGGCCGGAATTCTTCACATACTGTTGTTTGCCGGGTTCATGATTCTTTCTTTGCGGTCTCTAACTTTAATCGGCAGGGGCTTTTCGTCGACATTTCATCTTCCTCTGTTAACCGGACATATAGGCTTTGCATACGAATCACTCAAAGATTACACGGTTCTTCTCGTTCTGGTGGTGTGCGTCATAGGTATGATTAGAAGGGCTGTGTTCCATCCCGCAAGATATGATCATCCAGGAGTGAAAGGACACGAATCGGAAGCTTACCTGATTCTCGGCCTGGTTTCAGCGCTCATGATTACCGACATGATCCACGATGGCGCAGCGCTTAAGGCTGCTGGGAAATTCGGGGAATCTCACTGGTTTCCAGCGTCTTATCTGGCTTCTGTGTTCATTCCCGCAGGCCACCAGTCAGTTCTGAATGGTCTTTACGTAGGTAGTTACTGGGCGCACATTCTTTTCTTTTTCGGCCTCCTTAACTATCTTCCAATTTCCAAGCACTTTCATGTTCTTACAGCCATTCCCAATGTTTTTTTCTCAAATTTGAATCACGGAAAAATAAAACCGGTCAGATATGGAGTGGCCGATTGGATGGAACTCGACCACTGTGGAGCTGGGAATCTCACCGAGTTTACATGGAAACATATTCTGGATTTCTATTCGTGCGCAGATTGCGGAAGATGTTCGGACAATTGTCCAGCCACGACGGTTGGAAGAGCTTTATCTCCTAAGATGATAAGTGTAAAAGCGAGGGATTATGCGTACGAGCGTTTCCCTATTTTTGACAAAGCCTCCAGAACAGTCGGAGATCAAAAAAGTCTGGTTGGAGATATTATTACTGAACAGGAAATCTGGGCGTGCACTACATGTGGGGCATGTGAAGCTGAGTGCCCTATTTTTATTGAATACATAGACAAGATCGTTGATATGAGACGCCATCTTGTTGATCGAGGAGAAATTCCCCCAACCCTTCAAAAGCCACTGCAGCAGATTAAGAAAAAAGGGAACGCATATGGAGCCATGAAATCCAAGCGAGCCGCTTGGACAAAGGACATGGGCGACCTCCAGATCAAAATTCTATCTGAAGGCGAATACACCGACCTACTTTTCTTCGTCGACAGTTGTGGATCTTTTGACCCAAGAATCCAGGAAATCACCAAGTCCTTCGCCGGAATAATGTCCAGAAACAACCTGGACTACGCTATCCTGGGGCAAGACGAGACCGACGCCGGGAACGAAGTTAGACGGTTGGGAGAAGAGGGGCTTTTCGAACAAGTGTCGAGTCGTAATATCGAAGCTTTTAAAGCACGGAATTTCAAAGAGATAGTCGCTTTTGACCCACATGCTTATAATACCATCAGAAATGACTATCCCGAACGTTTTCCCGTCATTCACTCCAGTCAGTTAATTGCTAGGCTCCTGGAAAATCGTTCCATGTCCTTGAAAGGTGATTACGTGGCTGGGAGGATAGTTACTTACCACGACCCGTGCTATCTTGGGAGGCACAACCAAATCTATGAAGAACCCAGGACCGTTTTGAAGGCCATTCCGGGGATACAATATTCGGAAATGGAGCGTTCCTTCTCTCGGAGCTTCTGTTGTAGTGGTGGAGGCCTACTGCTTTGGTACGAAAACGAAGAAGAAAAAGAACGTATGGGTGAAAGGCGCGTTAAGATGGCAATGGAAATTGGGGCCCAGGTTATCGTTACGGCCTGTCCGTTCTGCCTCATCAATCTCGAAGACGCCATAAAGACGACTGGAAATGAGGGAAAGATAGAAGTCATCGATCTGGTTGAGCTTGTTGACAGATCCATGGTTTGA
- a CDS encoding electron transfer flavoprotein subunit beta/FixA family protein, producing MNIIVCIKWTPDTSEADLTLASGAKDIKKDDLDYDMNEWDRFAIEEAVRIKEKLGGNVTVVSLAPEESEEMLRECLARGADDAFQVWSDEMQGGDGYATASALAAFIRTRPYDLIFTGTLAEDDGAAQLGGMLSAMLDIPSSTLVSRIEIQGTKASFVRELEGGVYESMEMELPCLIAVATGLNEPRFVSIRAVRKVASIEIPNVGIQDIGLDPDKVGAAGSRVEIEQMALPPEGEGAEIIKGKPGEAAARLAEILKEKGMIG from the coding sequence ATGAACATCATTGTCTGCATTAAATGGACACCAGACACTTCTGAGGCTGATCTCACTCTGGCTTCAGGGGCTAAAGACATTAAAAAGGACGATCTCGATTATGACATGAATGAATGGGACCGCTTCGCCATTGAGGAGGCGGTACGGATCAAGGAAAAATTAGGCGGAAATGTTACGGTTGTTAGTCTGGCTCCTGAAGAATCAGAGGAAATGCTTCGAGAATGTTTAGCTAGGGGAGCGGATGACGCGTTCCAGGTTTGGTCTGATGAGATGCAAGGTGGAGATGGCTACGCGACAGCCTCAGCGCTAGCTGCATTTATTAGAACCCGGCCCTATGACTTGATCTTTACCGGCACGTTAGCGGAAGACGACGGCGCCGCTCAACTTGGAGGCATGCTGTCGGCTATGCTCGATATACCTAGTTCGACTCTGGTTTCAAGGATAGAAATACAGGGGACTAAAGCCTCATTCGTTCGAGAACTTGAAGGTGGAGTTTATGAATCCATGGAAATGGAGCTTCCTTGCCTCATCGCAGTAGCTACTGGATTGAACGAGCCCCGTTTTGTTTCGATAAGGGCTGTCAGGAAAGTAGCCTCCATAGAAATACCAAATGTGGGGATACAGGATATCGGTCTCGACCCGGATAAAGTTGGCGCCGCCGGCTCTCGTGTAGAGATTGAGCAAATGGCGCTGCCGCCTGAAGGTGAAGGGGCTGAAATCATCAAGGGCAAACCAGGAGAAGCCGCTGCCCGTTTGGCCGAAATTCTCAAAGAAAAGGGGATGATAGGATGA
- a CDS encoding electron transfer flavoprotein subunit alpha/FixB family protein, with translation MMKNIYVLAEHRKGALRDTTWEAIAAGRKLSSDLGAELVCVLLANNAAPMAEQLAGETPRVLVVDNPVFQTMNSEAVIKTLQEILKPTESYWLLMGASNGILDLAPGVSVALDAALATDCFSVEVKDGALFASRQMYSYKINANVSFKNSDRVVLTLRAGAFPFAPSGGAKGTIENMACPIDPASLRKRFVQYVEAEKGDVDIASADIIVSIGRGIGDEPDLEIFQSLSDTIGGVLACSRPIVDKNLLPKYHQVGTSGIEVKPKVYLALGISGAFQHLGGIKGSPLLIAVNKDPRAPIFRVANYGIVGDLNEVVPALEEKIKELKG, from the coding sequence ATGATGAAAAATATATATGTGCTGGCCGAACATAGAAAAGGGGCTCTAAGAGATACTACTTGGGAGGCAATCGCGGCTGGTCGAAAGTTGTCTTCGGACTTGGGTGCGGAGCTTGTTTGCGTTCTTCTTGCGAATAATGCGGCTCCAATGGCCGAACAATTGGCTGGCGAAACGCCTAGAGTGCTGGTAGTAGACAATCCTGTGTTTCAAACCATGAATTCAGAGGCCGTTATTAAGACCCTGCAAGAAATACTGAAACCCACTGAGTCCTATTGGTTGCTCATGGGAGCGTCAAACGGAATACTGGACTTGGCTCCCGGGGTATCAGTGGCGCTTGACGCGGCTTTAGCGACTGACTGTTTTTCAGTGGAAGTGAAAGATGGCGCTCTCTTCGCTTCCCGACAAATGTACAGCTACAAGATTAACGCTAACGTATCATTCAAGAATTCAGATCGCGTTGTTCTAACTCTACGGGCTGGAGCTTTTCCGTTCGCGCCGTCGGGAGGCGCCAAAGGAACCATAGAGAACATGGCCTGCCCGATTGACCCCGCGTCCCTTAGAAAACGGTTTGTTCAATACGTCGAGGCGGAGAAAGGCGATGTCGACATTGCTTCCGCCGATATAATTGTATCCATTGGCCGTGGAATAGGTGATGAACCGGATCTCGAAATATTCCAGTCTTTATCTGACACAATCGGCGGGGTCCTGGCCTGCTCGAGACCGATTGTGGACAAGAATCTGCTCCCAAAATACCATCAGGTAGGCACTTCGGGGATAGAGGTCAAACCCAAGGTTTATTTGGCCCTTGGGATAAGTGGCGCATTTCAGCACTTGGGAGGCATCAAGGGTTCCCCTCTTCTGATTGCGGTCAACAAAGACCCACGAGCGCCAATATTCAGAGTTGCAAACTATGGAATTGTGGGAGACTTGAATGAAGTGGTTCCTGCATTAGAGGAAAAAATCAAAGAACTAAAAGGATAA
- a CDS encoding purine-nucleoside phosphorylase, with product MEKIFEKVSETRDFLLGRFRNRAPDVAMILGTGLGGLADNIDRVLDIAYEEIPHFCLSTVDSHRGRLVLGFMGGKPIVVMQGRLHYYEGYDLDQITFPVRVFRSLGAKLLVLNSAAGGLDLSLDPGSVMIVQDHINFMGVNPLRGLIDHRLGDRFPDMSRVYDPIAVDIASEAAIQKGCSFRKGVYAAVAGPSLETPAETKMLRLLGADAVGMSSVPEIITAVQVGFRILFLAVITNVNDPENMFPLSVSQVIENASLSQPVLFDVLEQTLRRIEL from the coding sequence ATGGAAAAAATTTTCGAGAAGGTCTCCGAAACCAGGGATTTCCTGCTTGGTCGATTCAGAAACAGAGCGCCTGACGTAGCCATGATTCTTGGAACCGGTCTAGGGGGGCTAGCTGATAACATAGACCGAGTATTGGACATCGCCTACGAGGAAATTCCTCATTTTTGCTTATCCACCGTGGATAGTCACAGAGGAAGACTAGTCTTGGGCTTTATGGGGGGAAAACCGATCGTAGTCATGCAGGGGCGTCTCCATTATTATGAGGGCTATGACCTTGACCAAATTACGTTTCCGGTTCGTGTTTTCAGATCTTTGGGAGCCAAACTTCTCGTCTTAAATAGCGCCGCCGGCGGCTTGGATCTGTCTCTCGATCCAGGATCCGTTATGATAGTGCAGGATCACATCAATTTCATGGGCGTCAATCCATTGCGAGGTTTGATCGATCATCGTTTGGGGGATCGTTTCCCTGACATGAGCCGTGTCTATGACCCTATCGCCGTTGATATCGCCTCTGAAGCCGCGATTCAAAAAGGCTGTTCATTCAGGAAAGGCGTCTATGCGGCCGTTGCAGGCCCCAGCCTGGAGACACCGGCCGAAACCAAAATGCTTCGACTACTCGGCGCCGACGCTGTGGGAATGAGTTCGGTCCCTGAAATCATAACGGCTGTCCAAGTCGGTTTCAGGATTCTTTTTCTTGCAGTCATCACTAACGTAAACGATCCTGAAAATATGTTTCCACTTTCTGTTTCACAGGTAATAGAGAACGCCTCTCTTTCACAACCCGTACTTTTTGATGTTCTAGAGCAGACTTTACGACGAATTGAGCTATGA